ATAATAAATTGAACTGTAAAATTAGTTTAATTTCTTTAATTGCCGCTAATCGCGTATTGAATACCTCCCAATAAATGTTCGAGGTAGTTAGGATCAGTATAAGATTCTTCTGTATGTCCCAGTTCAGTGTACCATGCACGGCCTCCATCATATTCATGATACCAGGCCATTGGGTGTACTGCTCCGTTTATCCCTCCTTTATAGGAATTTTCATCTATTGTAATTAGTACTTTAAGGTCATCACCGATGTTTTTAAAATTGTACCACTCATCTTTACGCTCCCATATAGCAGGCAAGTGTTTCGTTGAACGATGTGACCGGTCGGTTACGTTTAGTGTAGCCACTTGCTGTGCAGGATGGCTTACAAAATACGCACCCACCAATTTTCCGTACCAGGGCCATTCATATTCAGTATCTGTTGCTGCATGTATACCGGCAAAACCACCGCCGGACTTTATGTATTTTTCAAAACTGGCTTTCTGCTGATCATTGAGTATGTTGCCCGTGGTTTGTAAAAACACCACTGCGGCATATTTTTTTAAAGTCTTTTCATTAAAAACTGCTGCATTTTCTGTTGTATCCACATCAAAATTATGTTCTTTTCCCAGTTTTAAGATAGCTGCCTTTCCAGTTGGAATGGAACTGTGTCTGAAACCCGCTGTTTTAGAAAAGACCAGAATCCGGGGCTTAACAGGTAATCCGTTGTCGGCCATCATAATCAGTGGCAGAAAGATAAAATTCAGGAGTAGGAAAAAATTCTTCATAGGTGGAATATACACTATATATTTCAAAGTTGATATAGCTTTTTTTATCTAAAGAAAATATGCCGGACGTTTTCTTTTTCCTTCTTTTCAATATTAAACAGATGGTTAAAATCCGTTCCGTTTTCATCTGGTAGTTATTTTTGCTTTAACGTTTTAATAAACTATAAATAGTGTTTATTTGAAAATATTTAGCTAATATTAGTCTTGCTAAACCAAATATATTTACGATAAAAAGCAAAGGGTGAAGGAATTCTCAGATTCAGATGATAACGATATTCTGCTGTCCTTCTTAGCAGGAGATAAGAGAGCTTATGAAGTGATTTACGATCGGTTCTGGCCTATACTATATCGTCATGCCAGAAAAATGCTGCAAAATGAAGAAGATGCGAAAGACGTTGTTCAGGAGGTATTTACCATGTTGTGGACCAGAGTTAATGAAAATACAATTAAACCACCACTCGCTGCTTTTTTGTATACCTGTACAAGAAATAAAATATTAGATCTCATTAAGCATACTAAGGTAAAAGCCAGGTATACTTCATCTTTAAAAAACATGATGAATAATATGCCTCAGCTGCCAGATGCCATATTTATTGAAAGAGAGCTTGCTGGTCAGATTGAAGAAGAAGTATTACCACTAAGCAATTTATTCCAATCGTGGATTTTGAAGATGGCTCGGATGACGGACAAAATCCCAACTATGTTTATACTCCGGTACAAATCTACCAGTATGCCACATGGCAGCCTTCACAGGGTACCAAAGGGGGAGTTGGTTCTTATGGAATTGATAACGAGTACTACCAGATTGCTAATGGTGTGCATAACATTTATACACGCCATGCCATTAAAATGATGAATCCTTAACAGACAGTAATTGATCAAATCAATATTTAAATATAAACAACCAAAACACAAATCATGAAAAAACAATTTAACACAGTAAAATTAGCTGCATTTGCTGCTGCAGGCCTTTTCTTATTGCTACAGACCTCCTGTAAAAAGGATGCCGGACAAACAGGTAGTGACAATGTATCAGGTAAAACTGAGACAAATGCTACAAATGCGAGCCTGATCGCTTATAAGGCCACGGCGCATGAAATATCAGTAGGCTATTACAGAACATGGCGTGACAGAACAGTTTCGGGTAATACCAATGATCCGATCATGACTGAAGTGGCTGATAGCCTGGACATCGTTTGTAATTTCTCAAATTTCACACCAGCCAGTTCTTCTTACTGGACCACTTTAAAGAATACTTATATTCCTGCTTTACACGCTAAAGGAACTAAAGTAGTAAATACACAGGGTTTCCCGAATGTAGCAGATACTTCTTATTCCAATCATTATACCGATAACACTGTTGGTTATGAAAAATGGGCATTAGATGTATCAAATCAATATGCAGCGATGGGTTATGATGGTATTGACTTTGACGTGGAATATAATCCGACCGGAGCTAAATTGACTACTCAGGCAGGTATGGCTAAAGCTTTGAGTAAATATTTTGGTCCTAAATCAGGTACTGGTAAATTATTTATTTTTGATACTAATCAGAGTGGAACAAACAATCTGTTCAGACAGGTAAATACTTATATTGACTATTTGTTTCTTCAGGCTTACGGTCGTGGTACAAGCGGAATGCAAAGCACATGGAATACGTTTTCTTCATATATTACTTCAAAACAGTTTGTAATTGGATTCTCATTCTATGAAGAAAATGGTTATCCGAGCAATTACTGGGATGATGTTAAATATCCTCGTAATAGTACAGGTCGTGCTTATGACTATGCCAGATGGGAGCCAACTACTGGCAAAAAAGGCGGTGTGCTTTCTTATGCAATTGACAGAGATGCTCCTTTGGCATCTCAGCATGATAATAATATCGTAAAACCAGATTTCAAAGTTACTAAAGATCTGATTAAGATCATGAATCCTTAAACGGAGATGTGGTTATAAAATAAAGGGCCGTACTGTGATCAGTACGGCCCTTTATTTTATTTGATAAATTATTGAAATATAATAATTTATATATAGTTATCTAAAGATTTTATAGTCGTTAACTGCTTCTCAGATGCCAAGCTTTGGGTTTCGTAAAAGCACGCAGGCCCTGATGAGATAAAGTAGCCCCGATGCCGGAATGTTTTCTTCCGCTCCATGGAACTCCGGCGCTTACCCGGTCACAGCAATTCCAGTAGCCTGTGCCCGAATCAATCTGTGAAAGAATATGCTGCGCTCGATCAGGATTCTCTGTATAAACGGCCGCTGTTAAGCCGTACTCAGTCTCTTGCATCAACCGGATGGCCTCAGTATCATCCTTTACCTTCATAATGCCTATAATAGGCCCAAAACTCTCTTCCTGCATCACTTTCATTCCATTAGAGACGTTGACTAAAACAGTTGGTTCAAAATTATATCCTTTACCAGCGATTTGTTTTCCGCCGTTCAATAATACTGCACCGTTGTTTAATGCATCTTCAACTTGTTTGCTGAGCACTGCAAGCTGTTCCTTTCTGGTTATTGCGCCTATATAAACACCTTCTTCAGTTGGTAAGCCTATCTTCCATGATTTCACCTCTTTAGTAAAATAAGATATGTATTCATCATAAACTTTTTCATGCACATAAATACGCTCTACTGCACAACAGCTTTGTCCGTTATTATAAAAGGCCCCATCTGCTGTTCCGGCAGCCACAGCTGCAATATCTTTAATATCGTCTGCTACATATAATGGATCTTTTCCACCTAACTCAAGCTGGCAGGGAACCATTTTTGTTGCAACTCTCTGATAAATATGATGGCCTGTACGATAAGAACCGGTGAAAAAGTATCCGTCAAAATCCAGGTCAAGTAATAGTTCGCCCGTTTCCCGTGCCCCTAAAGCTACCTGGAAAACCTGTTCAGGCATACCTGCCCGTTTAAGCAATTTTTCTATTTCCAGTCCGGTAAGAGATGCATATTCAGAGGGTTTGTACATCACCGCATTACCAGCAAGCAGCGCAGGTATGAAAACGTTCACGCCAACCAGATAGGGGTAGTTCCAGGCCGAGATATTACAAATCACCCCAAGCGGATCATAGGAGGTGATTTCCTTTAAGTTACCTGTCTCAATTACTTGTTCTTCAGAAAGATATTTTTCTGCATTATTAAGCATCCACTGTATTCTTGTTTGTGCACCACTTATTTCATTACGTGATTGCTGTAAAGGTTTTCCTACTTCAGCAGTTAGTATTGCGGCGAGTGTTTCTTTTTCAGTTTCCAGCAGATTATAGAAGTGCAGGATTATTCTTATACGTTCAGGAAGCCCTTGTTTAGCCCAGTCTTTCTGTGCTTTTTTAAGTGTCTCAAATTTTTGATTCAATGAGGCTCCGTTATCTTCCCGGAGCGTCGCAATTATTTCTTCTGTAGCTGGATTTACTATATTCATTTTCCATGTTTTTTCACTTCTTCAATAAACCTTTCTTTGAGTTTTTGAGAAAGCGGGTTTACTTCTTTTTCTTTCATTCTTTCAGGGTGCCACTGCACTGCAAGCAGGAAAGACTTGTTTGTTTTGTCTTTAAATTCCAGGCCCTCAATCAGTTGATCTGAACTGTCTGAGTAAGAATTTGCTATTAAATTATTACTTAAGTTATTTGTGTTAACTCCTTGATGGTGTGCGCTATTAACTATTCCATGTTCAGCTCCAATTATAGCGTATAACATAGAGTTATGACCTATTTTGACCTGATGTACCTTATCCTGAGTCTCTTTTTTATGAATCTGATTTGCTTCTCCAATATCTGCAAGTACTTTTCCACCTTCCAGGATATTGATATATTGCATACCCCGGCAAATTCCTAAAACTGGTATTTGGTGAGTTTGAGAATATTCATAAATTACTTTTTCAAAATGATCTCTTTCAGGTAAAAAGGTATCAGGTTGATGTGGGTATTTCTGTGGGCCGTCATAGTAAGAAGGCTCAACGTCAATTCCGCCTGTTAATACAAAGCCGTCACATTGCCGGATATCCTCAGTATTATTCCTTTCAAAAGAAAGTTCCACCAACTCAATTTCATTTCCTAAATCAGCTTCAGTAAACCAGTTCCAGTAGTTCTGGAAATTAGTCTCCGTATAACTTATTCCGATCTTCTTTTTTTTCATATGAACAGCCCGGTAGGTTAAAGTGCTTTCAGATATAACTGTTTAAAATCCTCGCGGGTTACCGGCTTAGGATTATTCGGGTGTGCAAAATCGGCGAGTGCCAGATCAGCAAGTGTTTCAATATGTTCAGGTTTTACACCAATTTCACTCAGTTTATGTGGAATATTTACCTTAGTATTCAGTTCAGATAAATAATCTACAACTGCCTGGCCAGTTTCGTTTTTCAGCTCCAGTGTTCTGGCAATACGCCTGAATCTATCTTCAAAACCAGCAATATTGAATTCCATGCCATAAGGCAGATTTACAGCATTGGCAAGCCCGTGATGGGTATCCAGTAAAGAAGAAAGCGGATGAGCCAGGGAATGCACGACACCTAATCCTTTTTGAAAGGCAATAGCACCCATCATCGAAGCCATCAGCATTTTACTTCTGCTTTCCAGATCCGGACGATTTGTAGCCTTTTCAATAGCGTCTTTAATCAGAAATATACCTTCAAGTGCAATTCCATCACATAAAGGATGTGGATTTTTAGCTAAAAAGGCTTCCATGTTATGGGTGAGGGCATCCATGCCGGTTGCAGCAGTAATAAAAGGAGGGAGATCCATGGTTAATGCCGGGTCGGCAAACACAATTTTTGCCATGAGTTTAGGAGAAAACAAGATCTTTTTCTGGTGAGTTTCATCATCTGCAATGATTGCACTACGGCCAACTTCGCTTCCAGTACCTGCTGTTGTAGGCACAGTGATAAAATGAGGCACGTCATTAGTTACATAAATATCCCCGCCAATTAAATCATCATATTTAAATAAATCTTCCCTGTGGTTTACGCGCATTACTATAGCACGGGCTACGTCTAAAGCTGCTCCGCCACCAATTCCGATTATACTATCCCTTGACGTGTTGTCCCATACCTCAGTCCCTTTATACACATCACTTTTAACGGGGTTCTTATGAATATCACTGAATACCTCAACAGAGATGCCTTTTGTCTGTAAATCAATTACAATGGCCTTAAAAAATGGTAAAGCAGCAATGGTTGAATCTGTTACAATCATAGGGCGCTTTAACCCATTCTTTTGGAGATAATCAGGCAATTCTTTAATCGCGCCTGCACCGAAACGAATAATCGTTGGAAAGTTATATTGATAAACTTTATCAAATGTCATAGCTATAGTCGTTTAAATAATTTCGAAATATCTTTTGAGTTCCCAGTCAGTTACAGCTTTGGCGTATTGTTTCCATTCCCATTCTCTGGTCAGGGTAAAATGCTCCACAAACTGCTCCCCGAACAATTCTTTTGCAACTGCAGATTTCTTCATCAGGCGCGTAGCTTCGTCAAGATTACGGGGTAATACACCATTTGAGGTGTCCTGATAACCATTGCCCTGAGTAGCTGGCTGGTTAAGTTTGAGCTGATGTCTGATACCGTACAAACCTGCAGCAAGACAGGCAGACAGCGCCAGATAAGGATTGGTATCTGAACCAACAACCCTGGTTTCCAGTCTGGTGGCTTTTACACTTCCAGGGAGTGCACGCAGTGCAACCGTTCTGTTGTCAATTCCCCAGGTTAATGTGGTAGGGGCCCAGGCACCTTCAACCAATCTTTTATAGCTATTAACTGTAGGTGCAATCATAGGTAAGATGTGCGGCAGACAATAAAGTTGTCCGGCTATATAATTTTTCATCAGCTCACTCATACAGGCAGGATCAGTTTCCTCATAAAAAAGGTTTTTCCCGGATGCCTTATCCCATAAGCTCTGATGTACATGTCCGCTGCAGCCAGGTAAATTTTCATTGAATTTAGCCATGAAAGTAGCCATGATCCCATGCTTATAAGCAATTTCTTTGACTGCTGTTTTGAATAATATGGCCTGATCTGCTGCCTGCAAAACAGGTGCGTACCTGATTGCTGCCTCATATACACCAGGGCCGGTTTCCGTATGCAAACCTTCAATCGGTATGTCAAATCTGCACAGCAGATCAAACAAATCACTCATGTAATCATTTTTCAAAGAACTGCGCAGTATCGAGTATCCAAACATTCCGGGAGTTAGCGGAGTTAGCTGATGGAATCCTTTTTCATGAGCACTTTGCGGTGTCTCTGCAAAATTGAACCATTCAAATTCCTGTGAAAAATAAGGTAGAAAACCACTTTGTTCTGTCTGGCTTAAAATACTGCGCAGTAACTGCCGTGGACAGGTATACGCAGGTACCTCATTTTCATTTACAAAATCACCCAGGAAAAATGGTATATCATTTTCCCATGGAATCTTACGAAAGGTACTCAGGTCAAGTTTGACCAGTGCATCTGGATAGCCGGTGTGCCAGCCGGTAAATTTCACATTGTCATAAGCCACATCACCCATATCCCAGCCGAAGGTTACATCACAGAATCCCAGCCGGCCTTCAACAATGGAAGCGAACTTTTCAGTGGCAATGTATTTACCCCTTAAAATGCCATCAATATCGGCAACAGCTACTTTTACTTTACCCGAAGGATGTTGTTTTACATACGTTAATATTTCTTGAACTGTCATTGGGCAGATGGTTTAAACGTTCGGTACAACAAAAAAGCTATGGCCAGCAGAGAAAAATAGATCAGCCCTAACTTGAAATTAAAGATCAGCATAGCTATAATGG
This portion of the Pedobacter lusitanus genome encodes:
- a CDS encoding RNA polymerase sigma factor, producing the protein MKEFSDSDDNDILLSFLAGDKRAYEVIYDRFWPILYRHARKMLQNEEDAKDVVQEVFTMLWTRVNENTIKPPLAAFLYTCTRNKILDLIKHTKVKARYTSSLKNMMNNMPQLPDAIFIERELAGQIEEEVLPLSNLFQSWILKMARMTDKIPTMFILRYKSTSMPHGSLHRVPKGELVLMELITSTTRLLMVCITFIHAMPLK
- a CDS encoding glutamine synthetase family protein; protein product: MTVQEILTYVKQHPSGKVKVAVADIDGILRGKYIATEKFASIVEGRLGFCDVTFGWDMGDVAYDNVKFTGWHTGYPDALVKLDLSTFRKIPWENDIPFFLGDFVNENEVPAYTCPRQLLRSILSQTEQSGFLPYFSQEFEWFNFAETPQSAHEKGFHQLTPLTPGMFGYSILRSSLKNDYMSDLFDLLCRFDIPIEGLHTETGPGVYEAAIRYAPVLQAADQAILFKTAVKEIAYKHGIMATFMAKFNENLPGCSGHVHQSLWDKASGKNLFYEETDPACMSELMKNYIAGQLYCLPHILPMIAPTVNSYKRLVEGAWAPTTLTWGIDNRTVALRALPGSVKATRLETRVVGSDTNPYLALSACLAAGLYGIRHQLKLNQPATQGNGYQDTSNGVLPRNLDEATRLMKKSAVAKELFGEQFVEHFTLTREWEWKQYAKAVTDWELKRYFEII
- a CDS encoding gamma-glutamyl-gamma-aminobutyrate hydrolase family protein — protein: MKKKKIGISYTETNFQNYWNWFTEADLGNEIELVELSFERNNTEDIRQCDGFVLTGGIDVEPSYYDGPQKYPHQPDTFLPERDHFEKVIYEYSQTHQIPVLGICRGMQYINILEGGKVLADIGEANQIHKKETQDKVHQVKIGHNSMLYAIIGAEHGIVNSAHHQGVNTNNLSNNLIANSYSDSSDQLIEGLEFKDKTNKSFLLAVQWHPERMKEKEVNPLSQKLKERFIEEVKKHGK
- a CDS encoding iron-containing alcohol dehydrogenase, yielding MTFDKVYQYNFPTIIRFGAGAIKELPDYLQKNGLKRPMIVTDSTIAALPFFKAIVIDLQTKGISVEVFSDIHKNPVKSDVYKGTEVWDNTSRDSIIGIGGGAALDVARAIVMRVNHREDLFKYDDLIGGDIYVTNDVPHFITVPTTAGTGSEVGRSAIIADDETHQKKILFSPKLMAKIVFADPALTMDLPPFITAATGMDALTHNMEAFLAKNPHPLCDGIALEGIFLIKDAIEKATNRPDLESRSKMLMASMMGAIAFQKGLGVVHSLAHPLSSLLDTHHGLANAVNLPYGMEFNIAGFEDRFRRIARTLELKNETGQAVVDYLSELNTKVNIPHKLSEIGVKPEHIETLADLALADFAHPNNPKPVTREDFKQLYLKAL
- a CDS encoding aldehyde dehydrogenase family protein; this encodes MNIVNPATEEIIATLREDNGASLNQKFETLKKAQKDWAKQGLPERIRIILHFYNLLETEKETLAAILTAEVGKPLQQSRNEISGAQTRIQWMLNNAEKYLSEEQVIETGNLKEITSYDPLGVICNISAWNYPYLVGVNVFIPALLAGNAVMYKPSEYASLTGLEIEKLLKRAGMPEQVFQVALGARETGELLLDLDFDGYFFTGSYRTGHHIYQRVATKMVPCQLELGGKDPLYVADDIKDIAAVAAGTADGAFYNNGQSCCAVERIYVHEKVYDEYISYFTKEVKSWKIGLPTEEGVYIGAITRKEQLAVLSKQVEDALNNGAVLLNGGKQIAGKGYNFEPTVLVNVSNGMKVMQEESFGPIIGIMKVKDDTEAIRLMQETEYGLTAAVYTENPDRAQHILSQIDSGTGYWNCCDRVSAGVPWSGRKHSGIGATLSHQGLRAFTKPKAWHLRSS
- a CDS encoding EndoS/ChiA family endoglycosidase, which translates into the protein MKKQFNTVKLAAFAAAGLFLLLQTSCKKDAGQTGSDNVSGKTETNATNASLIAYKATAHEISVGYYRTWRDRTVSGNTNDPIMTEVADSLDIVCNFSNFTPASSSYWTTLKNTYIPALHAKGTKVVNTQGFPNVADTSYSNHYTDNTVGYEKWALDVSNQYAAMGYDGIDFDVEYNPTGAKLTTQAGMAKALSKYFGPKSGTGKLFIFDTNQSGTNNLFRQVNTYIDYLFLQAYGRGTSGMQSTWNTFSSYITSKQFVIGFSFYEENGYPSNYWDDVKYPRNSTGRAYDYARWEPTTGKKGGVLSYAIDRDAPLASQHDNNIVKPDFKVTKDLIKIMNP
- a CDS encoding ThuA domain-containing protein gives rise to the protein MKNFFLLLNFIFLPLIMMADNGLPVKPRILVFSKTAGFRHSSIPTGKAAILKLGKEHNFDVDTTENAAVFNEKTLKKYAAVVFLQTTGNILNDQQKASFEKYIKSGGGFAGIHAATDTEYEWPWYGKLVGAYFVSHPAQQVATLNVTDRSHRSTKHLPAIWERKDEWYNFKNIGDDLKVLITIDENSYKGGINGAVHPMAWYHEYDGGRAWYTELGHTEESYTDPNYLEHLLGGIQYAISGN